In Kaistella sp. 97-N-M2, the sequence TACACCGTTTTATTTTCCCTCGCGGCTTTCGCGTGTGCAGGTTTTCTCTTTTATTTTATCTACAGAAAACTGAATTTTGAATACGCTTTTTATGCAGTAATTGCGTTAATGGTTTCTACGGGCTTGTTTGGAATTCCGGTTCTGGACAGAACGCTTCAGAACAATAAAGATTTCCACAGTTTGCGTTCGTTCAGAAATCAGGTAGAAAAAGAGCATCGAACAATGTACATTTTCTCCGCCTACTCGCCGGAAGTTTGGTTCCGCTATCAGGCTGTTTTGCCGGAGATTAAGATTGATGAGCCGAAAACTTTTCCAGACGAAAATGTATTTTACGTCGCGACGAACGATAACAGCGCCGGAAACCTCAAAAATTTAGAAACGCTGGGCTGGAAATTAACCTTCATTTCGAAATTTGACGACAACGAAGAAGCGCCACCCTCAAAAAATAATGCGGGGCGAAAAATTCATTACGTTTACAAAGTCGAGAAATAAAAAGGATCAGAGATCTTTTTGGGCGGTTGATTTAGCAAAAATTTCTTTTGAATTCCACGGATTGAAAACAATGAGGAACATCACAAGCGCAAAAGCATATTCCCACATTTCCCACTTTCTGCCGTGGTGAATGGGCACGAGAATTAATAAAGTGATGATAATGAAACCGATAACGTGAATCGGTCGCGGCACGGAAATCCCAAAACGATCGATCAAAGCGTTCATTTTTGGCGATTTTTTCCAAAGAATCGGTACGATGAGAAAATAAATTCCGAAACAAATCGACATCAGATTTGAAAAGATAATTTTATTCAGTTTTACGCCGTCTACCACCATATTGTGCAGATTTGTTTCGGCCTGTGCGTTATTTTCTTTGAAAAATTCGGACGACTGGATGTGGAAAATACGCTGCCCCCAGGAAATCTCTTCGCCACCGCCAAAAAATAAGGCGACAGCCATAAGCAGAATCCCCACTTTCCACCAAAGTCCGTAGAACTTTTGGTACGTAAAAAATTTATAAAGCAAAGTGAACGACGCAAAAAATAAAAAGATGGACGTCAGATTTTCGTAAAAGCTGTCTTCCTCCACCAAAAAATCGAATTTCGCCGCATCGGTTGCGTAAATATAAAGTCCGTAAATTACCGTTAACAGTAGAAAAGCGGCAATAATTTTTTCCAGTAGCGTCAAATCTTTCATGCGACAAATATAAACAATCCGCATATAAAAATGTATTCTTACTTTTGTGGAATTATGAATTTCATTAAAAACAATCTGGCAAACGCCTTCACGTTGGCCAATTTATTTTCCGGCAGTATTGGGGTTATCAGTATGATCACGGAGAATTACCACATCACGGCTCTTTGTATCATCGTTTCTCTGATCCTCGATTTTTTCGATGGATTTATCGCGAGGGCCTTAAAATCAAATTCAAACTTAGGTGCACAACTCGATTCGCTTGCCGATATGGTGAGTTTTGGTCTGCTGCCCGGAATTGTGATGTACAAAGCGCTGGAACCGTTCGGTCCAGAGATTTTCGGAATGGATTTGCCTTTCGATCTTAAATATTTCGGCCTTTTCATTGCGCTTTTCTCCTGCTTAAGGCTGGCGATTTTTAATTTGGATGAGGAACAAACTTATTATTTTAAAGGTTTAAATACGCCTTCGAACACCATTTTGATCTTCGGTTTGTACTATGCTTTTTTAGAAAAGGGAAGTTTTCAGTTTCTGTTTGAAAATCCTTTGTTAATGATACTTTCCATCGTGCTTTCGTCCTGGCTTCTGGTTTCGCCCATCAAAATGATTGCGATGAAATTTAAATCGATGAAACTCGCAGATAATTATCCGAAACTGGCTTTGTTAATTGGTGCCATTTTGATTTTGATCATTTTCGGAATGGTTGGGATTCCACTGGTCATTCTTTATTATATGGCGATTTCGCTTATTTTCCAGAAGCAACTGAAATAACTTTTAATCTGAAATAAAATTGGACAGGTCGCGATTTGTCCCTACAAACAATTTAAAATAAATGAACTTAATTCTCCATAAACCGCTTTGCGTTTTCGATTTGGAAACCACGGGAACCAATGTTGCCAAAGACCGCATCGTTGAAATTTCTATTTTAAAAGTAAATCCGGACGCGTCGCGCGAAACGCGAACCTGGCTGGTAAATCCCGAAATGTACATTCCGAAAGAATCGACAGCCGTTCACGGAATTACAGACGAAAAAGTGAAAGATGTACCGAAATTCAAAGAAATTGCCGCGAAGATTTTGGAAATGATCTCGGGTTGCGATTTGGGCGGATTTAATTCCAACCGTTTTGATGTGCCGCTTTTGGCCGAAGAACTTTTGCGTGCAGGAATCGATTTCGATCTGAACAAATTTAAACTCGTGGATGCGCAAACTATTTTTCACAAAATGGAACCGCGTAATTTAACGGCCGCTTATCAGTTTTACTGCAGAAAAACGTTAGAAAACGCGCATTCTGCCGAAGCCGATGTTTTGGCGACGTTTGAAGTTTTAGATGCGCAGGTTGGCCATTATCCGGAACTTCCGAATGATATAGCGGGTTTAAGTGAAATTTCCTTCCATCATAAATTTGCAGATCTCGCCGGATTTATCGCTTTTGATGAAGACGAAAAAGAAATTTTCAGTTTCGGAAAGTACAAAGGCCAGCGTGTGAAAGACGTTTTCCAGAAAGATTTGGGGTATTACGGCTGGATTCAGAACGCCGATTTCCCGTTGTACACGAAGAAAGTTTTAACGGGAATTCAGTTGCGGAGTAAATTCTAAAAAATCGTAGCTTTCGGTAAAAAGTTATCATGGCATCACTGGTTCAATTTAAATATTACGCAAACAGTTTGGAAGCCAACCGCGACAAGCAGATTCTTGCGAATAATGGTTTGAAAAGTTTTATTGCGAACGAACAGACCATTCAATCCGACTGGTTGCTGTCCCAGGCTTTGGGCGGCATTCAGCTTCAGGTTTTTGAGGATGAAGTGGAGAAAGCGCAGGAAATTTTGAAAAACTTTTTGGATAACGAACACACTTCGCTGGAAGTTGACCACACCATTGCAGACCCGGATTACGATTTTACTTGTCCGAAATGCGGGTCGAACCACCTCTACCGCGACGAAAATCCGGGCGGCTTGTTTGGAATTTCTCTTCTCTTTCTGGGATTTCCGATTAAAGCAAAAAGCCATCTTTACCACTGTTATTATTGCGGTAATAAATTTCGCGCGTGATCATCAAAAATAAATTCAAAATAAAATAAAATATTAAAAGTTTAAGAGCGTATGAAAATAATTTGCATTGGCCGAAATTACGCAGAACACGCGAAAGAACTCGGCAACGAAATCCCGGAAAGTCCGGTCATTTTTATGAAACCCGATACGGCGATTTTAAAAAAAGGCAGCGATTTTTATATTCCGGAATTCTCAAACGATATCCATTACGAACTGGAAGTGGTTTTGAAAATATCCAAAGGCGGAAAATACATTCAACCCGAAAATGCGGCGAACCATTACGATGAAATTGGTTTGGGAATCGATTTCACGGCGCGCGACCTTCAAAGCAAATTAAAGGAAAAAGGCCTTCCGTGGGAACTTGCGAAAGGTTTCGACGGCAGCGCGGTGGTCTCCGACTTCTACAAAAAAGAAGATTTCGACCTGAAAAATCTCAATTTTTCCCTTTTAAAGAATAGCGAAAAAGTTCAGGACGGCAACACGTCGATGATGATATT encodes:
- a CDS encoding phosphatidylcholine/phosphatidylserine synthase, with protein sequence MNFIKNNLANAFTLANLFSGSIGVISMITENYHITALCIIVSLILDFFDGFIARALKSNSNLGAQLDSLADMVSFGLLPGIVMYKALEPFGPEIFGMDLPFDLKYFGLFIALFSCLRLAIFNLDEEQTYYFKGLNTPSNTILIFGLYYAFLEKGSFQFLFENPLLMILSIVLSSWLLVSPIKMIAMKFKSMKLADNYPKLALLIGAILILIIFGMVGIPLVILYYMAISLIFQKQLK
- a CDS encoding 3'-5' exonuclease; the protein is MNLILHKPLCVFDLETTGTNVAKDRIVEISILKVNPDASRETRTWLVNPEMYIPKESTAVHGITDEKVKDVPKFKEIAAKILEMISGCDLGGFNSNRFDVPLLAEELLRAGIDFDLNKFKLVDAQTIFHKMEPRNLTAAYQFYCRKTLENAHSAEADVLATFEVLDAQVGHYPELPNDIAGLSEISFHHKFADLAGFIAFDEDEKEIFSFGKYKGQRVKDVFQKDLGYYGWIQNADFPLYTKKVLTGIQLRSKF
- a CDS encoding DUF2007 domain-containing protein, which codes for MASLVQFKYYANSLEANRDKQILANNGLKSFIANEQTIQSDWLLSQALGGIQLQVFEDEVEKAQEILKNFLDNEHTSLEVDHTIADPDYDFTCPKCGSNHLYRDENPGGLFGISLLFLGFPIKAKSHLYHCYYCGNKFRA
- a CDS encoding fumarylacetoacetate hydrolase family protein, with amino-acid sequence MKIICIGRNYAEHAKELGNEIPESPVIFMKPDTAILKKGSDFYIPEFSNDIHYELEVVLKISKGGKYIQPENAANHYDEIGLGIDFTARDLQSKLKEKGLPWELAKGFDGSAVVSDFYKKEDFDLKNLNFSLLKNSEKVQDGNTSMMIFSPDKMIEFVSQYFTLRVGDLIFTGTPKGVGKVAENDILEAFLEDKKVFSLRIQ